In Chitinophaga oryzae, the sequence GTCAATACGGCCTGAAAGACATCTACCTTGGCGTTCCCGTGGTACTGGGCAAAAACGGTATCGAAAAAATCCTGGAACTGCAACTCAATGCCGACGAAAAAGCACTGCTCGATACTTCCGCCCAACACGTGAAAGAAGTAATGGACGTCCTGGATAAAATGCAGTCTGCCACTGCTTAATTAATTACGAATTACGGATTACGAATTACGAATTGAGGGTTCTCTTTTGGAAAGGTTACTAAATAACCGTCTATAAGAGAACCCTCAATTCGTAATTCGTAATCCGTAATTCGTAATTGCTAATGTTAACCAGTGTTAAAAAAGATTCGTAATTTTGATCCAGAGCCTGCATAAACTGGTACAAATGAAATACTTCCAAAACAAATACGGGCACCATTTCGCTAACTCATAGCAACAGCGTATGTCAAATCTTGAAAAACTCATTACACAAAAAAATTTCGGAGATGAAAATCAGCGGGGACTTGTGAGCCTCATCTTCGTGGGCAACTGGATCACCTCCCGTCATCAGCAGTTTTTCAAACGTTACGACATCACCATGCAGCAGTACAATATACTGCGCATTCTCCGCGGACAACACCCCAAAGCCGCCAGCATCAACGTATTGAAAGACCGCATGCTCGACAAAATGAGTGATGTGTCGCGCCTCGTGGAAAGACTGCGGAAAACGGACCTCGTGGAACGTAAAAGCTGTGAACTGGACAGAAGAGCGGTAGACGTAAAAATCACCGCCAAAGGCCTGGAACTGCTCAGTGCCATTGACACGGAAATCGGTCAACTGAATGACACCTTCAAAGCACTGAACGAAAAAGAACTCAGTCAGCTCAATAAGCTGCTGGACAAAATGCTGGAAGCCTACCACTAAATCTCTTCCAGATAATTCAGGTCCTTACCAAACGTCTCTTCAATCTTCCACGCCGCTATCATCGCTATGCCGATGCATATCACGGCTACGATAGCGCCACTCTGCAGAAAAGAAAAAGAATGCTGTACCTGCACAAACAGCAGGGATATCAGCGGTAACATGCCCCGTGCAAAATTAGGCACCGTCGTGGCCACCGTAGCCCGCAGGTTGGTGCCAAAACTCTCTGCGGCAATGGTGACAAAAATGGCCCAGAAGCCAACACTGAAGCCAAGGATAAAACAAACGGCATAAAACACCCAGGTGGCCGCACCGAACATATTCAGGTATACAGCCACCATAGCGCCTGTCAGCACCAGGAACACCAGCATGACCTTACGCCTGCTTCTCCACAGCTGGCTGAGCACACCGGAGGCAAAGTCCCCCACGGTGATCCCCGCATAACAGAAAGCCACCGCATCACCAGGATTGATATCGCCGGCCACATTCATTTCCTTCGCAAACTTGTTGGAAAAAACAATCAGGATTCCTACCACAAACCAGGTCGGCGTTCCTAACAAAATACATTTCAGGTACTTAAGAAACCGCTCCCGGCTGGTGAATAAAGCAAAAAAACTACCCCTGGCCGCCGTGGAAGTACGTACAGCATTGAACATGTGCGACTCCATCACGCTCACCCGCAGTATCAGCAAACACAGCCCCAGGCCGCCTCCTATAAAATAACAAATCCGCCAGTCGCCCACCAGTTTGGCGATCAGATTGGCCGCTATAGCGCCGGAAACACCGACCGTGGCCACTATCATGGTACCATACCCCCGCTTTTCCTTAGACAGGATCTCTGACACCAGGGTGATACCTGCCCCCAATTCGCCCGCCAGCCCGAACCCGGCCACAAAACGCCACAGGATATATCCGTTGATGCCATGAACAAATCCATTGGCGATATTGGCGACGGAGTAAATGAGGATAGAACCGAACAACACGCTCAGACGCCCCTTTTTGTCACCGATAATGCCCCAGACAATGCCTCCGATCAGCAGGCCCAGCATCTGAACGTTGATCAGCAGCAAACCGGCGCCCGCGTCAATTTCGCTCTGCGGCAGGCCCAGGTCCTTCAGGCTGGGAACACGTACAATCGTAAAGAGGAGCAGGTCATAGATATCTACAAAATAACCCAGTGACGCTACGATCACGGCAACGTTAAAGATAGAAGCGGGGCGGCTATCAGTTTTCATGTGGACTTTTGGTTGATAAAAGAAATAACTGTAAAATAAAAAATGGGCTAATGAATAGCCCATTTTCAAAAAAAATTATTACAAGGTGGTATCTGATGTGTTGGTCACTTCCGGCTGATCGTGGTCCGGGTGGTGTTTCACTTTTCCGAAAACGATTTTGATGATCACCGGTAAGGTGGTGATCAGGATGATCACAAGGATGATCAGCTCAAGGTGGTTTTTCAGGTTGGGGAAAAGCTTGTCCAGGTAATGACCGGCCAGCATCATGGAAAACACCCAGGCAAAGGAACCGATGATGTTAAACAGCATGAATTTCTTTCTGTCCATCTGCACCATACCTGCCACGATAGGGGCAAAAGTGCGGATAATGGGGAGGAAACGGGCCAGGAAAATGGCGCCGCCGCCATATTTTACGAAGAAATCATGTGCCTGGTGCAAGTGTTTCTTTTTGAAAAAGAAGGTGTCTTTCTTTTTAAACAACAGCGGGCCGGATTTTTTACCGAACCAAAAACCCACCATATTGCCCAGCACACCGGCCAGCGCAATCAGCAGCATCACGAAAAAAAACGGCATATCAAAGAAACTCCGGCAGAGATCTTCACTGTAAATACCTGCCACAAAGAGCAGGGAATCGCCGGGGAGAAAAAAGCCAATAAATAAACCGGTCTCCGCAAAAATAATCGCCAGTAACAGGTACAGGCCACCATGTTCAATAATCCACGAGGGATTAATGAGGTGTTTAAAAAACTCTAAAATCTGGTCCATGCTAAGTAAATTCTGTTCAGAATCGGTAAAATAAGAATAAAACTGTTATCTATTTGTTAACTAACATTCCGTCGCTATCGCCAGTGCCCAGCTTATTCTCCCATTTGGATACCACTGCGGTGGCCATTGCATTACCAATTACGTTGGTGGCAGAGCGGCCCATGTCCAGCAGGTGGTCTACTCCCAGCAGCAGTAAAAGGCCTGCTTCGGGGATATGGAACATGGACAGGGTACCGGCAATTACCACGAGGGAAGCCCTTGGTACGCCGGCAATCCCTTTACTGGTGATCATTAACACCAGCAGCATGGTAATCTGCTGGTCCACGCCAAGGTGCATGCCATAAGCCTGTGCAATGAACAGGCTGGCAAACGTCATATACATCATAGAGCCGTCCAGGTTAAAGGAGTAGCCCAGGGGTAATACAAAACTAACAATACGATTGTCGCAGCCGAAGCGCTCCAGTTCCTCCATGGTACGCGGATACGCCGCTTCGCTGCTCGCGGTGCCGAAAGCCAGCAGCAACGGATCTTTAATGCCGCCCAGCAAACGGAACACGCGTTTGCCGAGGATCAGCCATCCTACCAATGCCAGTACCAGCCATAAGCTGAAGAGGCCCAGATAAAACTGAACGATAAATTTACCATATACCAGCAGCACGGAAAGCCCTTTGGTAGCGATAATGGCGGCCATGGCGCCAAATACCGCAAACGGCGCGAAGTTCATAACAAAGCCGGTCACTTTCAGCATGATATGCGCTACGCTGTCCATCAGCTTTACAACGGGTTGTGCTTTTTCGCCAACGGCAGCCGCGGCCACTCCAAAGAAAATCGCAAACACCACGATCTGCAGAATTTCATTTTTGGCCATTGCCTCTATCACACTGTCCGGCACCACGTGACGGAAAAAGCCTCTCAGCGTCATATCAGCCTTGGCTATGCCGGAACTGGCATGCGTATCAGGCAGGGGAAGGTTAAGAGACAGGCCGGGCTTCATAATATTTACCAGCACCAGGCCCAGGAATAATGATACAAAGGTTGCACTGATAAACCACAGCATGGTTTTGCCGCCAACGCGGCCTACTGCCTTGATATCGCCCATTTTGGCCACGCCTACCACGAGGGTGGAAAATACCAGTGGGGCGATAATCATTTTCACCATTCGCAGGAATATATCCGTGAGGATAGAAATACGGTCAGCAAACACCTCAGGGGTGCCTGGCGTAGCCGCAGCCGCTCCGGTCTTCAACACGTCTTCAGCAGGAGTATAAGCCAGCCATACCGCGTAACCCGTACTGATGCCTACCAACATGGCAATAAAAATGAACAGCGTAAGCTTATTTGATGATTTCTTCATGCAACGCCAGGATTTTTCTTCTTTAAAAAATTTAATAATTGTTGTAACCGGAAAATTTCCCAAAAATAAGGTTCTGCCGGTACAAATAAGCGTTTCAGGCTAAAATAAAAGTATCCGTTCTAGATTTTAGATATTATATTTGACGGATCGACATACAACACAACAGAACTAAACTACCTTAAAACATCAACCACAACTTTTCTTTTGTATGGGTCTTCTATTTTCCAGAACCAAGTCTTTAAGTCAGCTCATGAACGAGGCGAGCGAGTCAGAGAAAGGACTGAAACGATCTTTATCCGCAACGAACCTGATTGCTCTGGGTATAGGCGCTATCATCGGCGCAGGTCTGTTTTCCCTGACTGGTCTGGCAGCAGCCAACAATGCCGGTCCCGCCGTTACCATTTCTTTCCTCGTAGGCGCTATCGGTTGCGCTTTCGCAGGTTTATGCTATGCCGAATTTGCCTCCATGATCCCTATCGCCGGAAGTGCTTATACTTACTCCTATGCTACCATGGGTGAATTCATGGCCTGGATCATCGGATGGGACCTCGTACTGGAATACGCACTGGGCGCGGCTACCGTGGCTATCAGCTGGTCGCAGTACCTCGTCAAATTCCTGCATCATTTCAACATACACCTGCCGGCACAGCTAACAGCCTCCCCGTTTGAAACCGTTACCCTGGTGGATGGCACTACCGTGCACGGCTACATGAACTTCCCCGCCATCCTGATCGTAGGCGCGTTGTCCATGCTGCTGATCCGCGGCACCCGGGAGTCGGCCTTTACCAACGCTTTGCTGGTGGCGCTGAAAGTAACCGTGGTACTGGTATTTATCGCAGTGGGCTGGAACCATGTGGACCCTGCCAACTATACTCCTTATGTTCCTGAAAATGAAGGCTTCGGCCACTTCGGCATCTCCGGCGTATTGCGCGGCGCTGCTGTGGTGTTCTTCGCGTTCATCGGTTTTGACGCGGTGTCTACTGCCGCGCAGGAAGCCAAAAGACCCCAGAAAGACATGCCTATCGGTATCCTGGGCTCACTTATAATCTGTACGATATTGTACGTACTGTTTGCCCACGTGATGACCGGCCTGGCCAACTATAAAGAATTTAAAGACAGCGCCGCACCGGTAGCGATCGCCATTGCGAAAACACCTTACGGCTGGCTGCAACAGGCAATCATCCTCGCTATCCTGGCCGGTTATACTTCCGTGATCCTGGTGATGCTCATGGGCCAGTCCCGCGTGTTCTACTCCATGTCACAGGACGGCCTGCTGCCCAAAGCTTTCTCTGAAGTACATCCGAAATACCGTACACCGTATAAATCCAACCTCCTGTTCATGGTTTTCGTGAGCCTGTTCTCCGCTTTCGTGCCGGTACACGTGGTGGGTGAAATGGTGAGCATCGGCACCCTCTTCGCCTTTGTGCTGGTTTGCGTTGGTATCATCATCATGCGCAAAAAACAACCGGATGCCCCCAGACCATTCAGAACACCGCTGGTACCCTTCGTTCCGATCATGGGCATCATTATCTGCGTGGTAATGATGGGCGCACTGCCCTGGGACACATGGTTACGACTGGCGATCTGGATGGGCCTCGGCTTCATTATTTACTTTACCTACAGCAAGAAACACAGTAAGATCGGGCAGAGCGAAAAATAGTCCCCTGCTGACAATCGTGACCCCGTCGTCACTGAAACATATTCACAGTAACCGCCCGGCGATCTTTCCGGGCGGTTTTCTGTTTAAAAGGGCGCTGTTTTCACCGAAAGTTCTCTAAATTTGCATCTTTATTAGCCTTTTGAGGTGTCATCACCTCCAATTGTTATCATTCACAAATAATTAATTTATAACCCATTATGGGAAGGATATTTGAAGTAAGAAAGTCAACCATGTTTGCCCGCTGGGACAGGATGGCCAAAGCATTCACAAGAGTCGGTAAAGAAATCGCTATCGCAGTTAAAAATGGTGGTCCTGACCCCGACAATAACCCTGCACTGCGCCGCTGCATATTGAACGCGAAAAGCGCCAACATGCCCAAAGATCGTGTGGAAGCGGCTATCAAACGTGCCATGGGTAAAGACAAGACTGATTACGAGGAAGTGGTATACGAAGGTTACGCCCCTCACGGCGTAGCAGTGATGATCGATACTGCTACTGATAATACCACCCGTACCGTGGCCAACCTGCGCATGCACTTCACCAAAGGTGGCGGCAGCCTGGGTAACAGCGGCTCCGTAGGTTTCCTGTTCAACCGTGTTGGTGAATTCAAAGTAAAAAACGCCGGCCAGGACCTCGAAGAGCTGGAACTGGAACTGATTGACTTCGGCCTGGAAGAAATCGGGGAAGACAGCGAAGGCAATATCATTATCCGCGCGGCTTTCGCCGAGTTTGGCAATATGGCCAAAGCGCTGGAGGACAAAGGGCTGGAAGTAATCAGCTCTGAGCTGAAACGCATCCCCACCACCACCGTGGAACTGAGTGAAGAACAGGCCAAAGAGGTGCTGGAACTGGTTGACCGGCTGGAACAGGACGATGACGTACAGCAGGTGTTCTACAATCTGAAATAAAGGTTATTTCCATAAAAAAAGAACGTCCCGGCAAACACCGGGACGTTTCTGTTTCAGGTTTAAAAAACAATCAGGCCTCAGGCCTTCTCAATAATGTGGGTGCGGTCCATCTCATTGATGACCAGCATCAGACCTTTCCCGTGAAAGGTCTCTATCCGGATAGAGGGGTCCATGGCAATATGCCGGCGTAAACGACTCAGGTAAACGTCCATTACCCTTTGCGCCAGGTAACCGTCTGCTCCCCAGACGCTTGCCAGGATATGCTCCCGCTTCAGTTTTTTGTTAGAGTTTTCACACAGATAGCGCAGTAATTCCGCCTCTTTGGGAGCAATCCGTACGTGATTCTCCGCCTCATTGTCTTTATGCCGCAGCTGAAGCTGGGAATAATCAAACACAAGGTTACCTACAGTATAGACAATCCGCTTCTCGCTCCGAAGCAGACGGCTGCGTTTAATATACACTTTAATACGGCTGATCAGTTCATCCGTATTGAAAGGTTTTACCAGGTAGTCATCCGCCCCGATATCGAATCCCTGCAGTCTGTCCTGCTCCATGTAGCGGGAGGAAGTGAATACGATGGGGATGTTAAAATCCGTAGCCCGTATTTCTCCCGCCAGTGTAAAACCGTCTTTCCTGGGCATCACCACGTCCAGGATGCATAAATCAAAAATTGTTTCCTGGAATTTCTCCCAACCGGCCTGTCCGTCGGCAGCATGTGTTACTTCAAAATTGGCACGCTCCAGCTGCCGCTTGAGCACTTTGGCAAAAAATTCATCGTCCTCTACCAATAGAATACGTGATTTCATATTTCGGTTGAATTTTGAAGGTGACTTCTGAATGTAGCGACTCCCCCCTTCATATAAAACGCGGTCGGCCGCGGAAGGTACCGACTTGTTTATATATATTTTAATTCTATAAGGGTAAAATATACGTTTTCAAAATTATACTAAAACCAGTGGCCATTCTGTTCAAGTTACGGGAGTAGTTCAGCATATTCATTGGTCAGACAAAAAATAATGGTTATTTATAAGAGGATTACTTAAATATACAAACACATGATAGAAATATCAAAATAATATTTTATTGTATTTTATTGATATTATTTTGACCTTTCCCATGCAAGTGTTGTTGAACATTCTCTATAGCCACGCGCATCAGCCGGCCTCGTGCCGATTGTGTTGCCCACGCGATATGTGGTGTAATAACAGTGCCCGGCGCCTGTACCAGCGGATTGTCAGCTGCCGGCGGTTCGGAGGAAAGCACATCCAGCCCTGCTCCCGCTATCACGCCGTTCTTTAAAGCTGCCACCAGATCTGCCTCATGGATCAGCGGTCCCCGGCTGGTATTGATCAGAAAGGCCGTTTTTTTCATGGTTTTCAACAGGTCTGCATTCACAAACTCCCGGTTGTCCTGGTTCAGGGGGCAATGCAGCGATACGATGTCCGCCTCCCGGAAACAGGTGGCCAGGTCCACGAAAGTCACCCCTTCCATTTTATCCCTTTCAGGATGTTTATGGGAGACGATCACCTTCATTCCGAAGGCCAGCGCGATCTTTGCTGCCGCCTGCCCTATCTGTCCAAACCCTACGATGCCGAGCGTACGGCCGTCCAGTTCGGTCAGTGGTGTCTTCCAATAACTGAAATCCACGCTGGAAGCCCATTCACCGGCTCTTACGCTCTCTGCGTGCAAACCGGTCTGATGACACAATTCCAGTATTAATGCAAAAGTAAGCTGCGCCACTGAAGCAGTACTGTAAGCGGGAACGTTTGTTACCGGTATTTTCCGGGCCGTGGCGGCCGGAACGTCCACCACGTTATACCCTGTAGCCATGACCCCGATATATTCGAGAGAAGGCAGGCTATTGATGGTTTCCGCGCTGACAATCGCCTTGTTGGTCAGCAGTATATGGGCGTCTTTCGCCCGTTCCGCCACCTGGCCGGCCGGCGTGCGGTCGTAGATGGTCACTTTTCCCAAAGCCTGCAGCGGCGCCCAGTCCAGGTCGCCGGGGTTTAAAGCATAGCCGTCCAGTACAACGATGTTTTTCATATATTTCTGTTTGTTCGTTAAATATACATGATGAATTAAATAATTATTAACTCAGGCCGCGCTTCTTCTGCACTTTGAAAAAATGCCACACCTTTGCTGCGCCATAATAACAGCAAAACTAAGCTTGCAATAACTGCTTGACTACATTAAACACAGAAGCCACCGCATATGCAGATTGGATGCATGTACGGTGGCTTCGCCTATTATGTGCAAGTCTGTTTGCTATTCTTCCATCATCTCCATGACCATTTTCACTACATCTTCCACGTTGGGTTTGGAGAAGTAATCGCCATCAGAGCCATAAGCCGGACGATGTGCCTGCGCGCTCAGTGTGCGCGGCGCCACATCCAGCCAGCGATAGCCGCCCTGCTGTTCCATCACCTGCTGGAACATAAAGGCAGTGCCGCCACCCGGCACGTCTTCATCGATGAAGGCGATGCGGTTCGTTTTCTTCAGCGACTCCACAATACTGTGGTGAATATCGAAAGGCAATAATGTTTGTACATCTATCAGTTCACAGGAAATACCCAGTTCCTCCAGCGTTACTATCGCCTCTTCCACGATGCGGGTCATGGAGCCGTAAGTCACCAGCGTTACATCGGCACCTTCCTTCAGCACTTCCGGTATGCCCATAGGCACGGTGAAAGTGTCGAGGTTGGAAGGCAGCTTTTCTTTCAGGCGGTAACCGTTCAGTGATTCGATCACCAGCGCAGGTTCATTGGCCTGCAGCAGCGTATTGTACATACCGGCTGCCTGTACCATGTTGCGCGGCACGCACACGTTCAGCCCTCTGAGAGAGTTGATGATCATGCCCATCGGGGAACCGCTGTGCCAGATGCCTTCCAGGCGGTGGCCACGGGTACGCACGATGATCGGGCAGTGTTGTATGCCTTTGGTGCGGTATTGCAGCGAAGCTACGTCGTCGCTCAGCGGCTGTAAACCGTAGAGCAGGTAATCGAGGTACTGGATCTCGGCGATAGGACGCAGTCCGCGCAGCGCCATGCCGATGCCTTGTCCCATGATCGTCAATTCACGTATACCCGTATCCGTTATACGCAGCTGGCCGTGTTTCTGTTGTAATCCGGCAAAGGCCTGGTTTACGTCGCCGATTTTGCCTACATCTTCTCCGAAAGCAAACACCTTCGGGTTGTTGGTGATCAGCTGGTCGAAATATTTATTCAGCACTTCGTAGCCGTTGAGCGTAGTGGCGTCGTCGTTATATTCCGCCGGTACTACCGGCACGTTGTGCACTGAGTTGGCGCCGGTAGCGTGCAGGTGGGAACTGTAGTTTTCTTTTTCAGCCTGCAGGTACTGATCGTAGTACTGCTGCAAAGCCTGTATGGCAGGTTCGGCTTTCAGCTGCCGGTGCCTTACCAGGATGGTGACAGCGGCTTTCAGGATGTCCCTGCGCTGTGGTTCGCGGTTAGCCTGCAGCTCCTGTATCTGCCGGGCTACCAGTTCAGCGTTGACACCGGGTGTTGCCGACACCGGCGTTGCCAGTTGAACAAAGCGCTGTACTTCCTGCTTGATGGGTGTGATATATTTTTCCCAGGCAGCCTTGCGTGCGTCCTGCGCGGTGGTTTTAGCGTTTGCTTCTATCTGCACCAGTGTTTCCTCGTCGCACAGGGCGTTTTCGAGGATCCAGGAGCGCATTTTCAGGTTACAGTCGAATTCCTTTTCCCAGGACAGGCGTTCCTTGCTTTTATAGCGTTCGTGGGAACCGCTGGTAGAGTGGCCCTGGGGCTGGGTGATTTCTTCCACGTGGAAGAGCGCAGGGATGTGTGTTTCCCGTATTTTGCGGATAGCTGCTTCAAATACTTCGCACATGCCGGCGTAGTCCCATCCTTTCACGTTATAGATATCAAAGCCGTTGGTGCCTTCCGTTTTGCGGAAGCCTTCCAGTGCGGCGCTGATGGAGTTTTTGGTCGTTTGGTATTTGCGGGGTACGGAGATACCGTAGCCGTCGTCCCAGACAAAAACGGCGAGCGGCACCTGCAGTACGCCGGCAGCATTGATGGTTTCCCAGAAATGACCTTCTGACGTAGAGGCGTCACCGATAGTAGCGAAACAGATTTCGTTGCCGTTGTCGGAGAGGTGTTTGAGATCGTGCAGCGCTTCCACTTCGCGGAACATTTTGGAGGCGTATGCCAGTCCTACCGCACGGGGCATTTGTCCGGCCGTAGGCGCCATGTCTGTCGCGGAGTTCTTCATCTCCATAAGGTTGAGCCAGTTACCATCCTCGCCGAGGTTGGGCGTTGCAAAATGCGAGTTCATCTGGCGGCCGCCGGAGAAGGGTTCGTGCTGCTGATCGGGATCAGCGTATAATTGGGAAAAGAATTGTTCGGGAGTAGCGATCCCAGTGGCAAATGCAACAGTCTGGTCGCGATAATAACCGGAGCGGAAGTCGCCGGGCTTGAAGTACTTTGACATCGCCACCTGCGCCACTTCTTTACCATCCCCGAAGATGCCAAACTTAGCCTTGCCCGTGAGAACTTCCCTGCGGGCCAGCAGACTCACTTCCCTGCTTTCGCAGGCCAGCCTGTAGTCATTTAATACCTCCTTGCGGAATTCTTCGAATGACAACCGGCTTTCTATATTCATAGATAGTGCTTTATTTTCTATCATGCCTCTTGGTTAAAGTACAAAAGTAAGGTTAATTATACAGTTGAAAAATGGCTCGCTGCACCGCATTTAAAATAATCTGATTTTTTTTAATAAGATTTTAATAAATTACAAGGTAACAATTACTTTTTGGCCGTAAATTTGTTCACGGTCGGAAAGAAATTTATATTTTTTAACCAGTCGCGCTAAAACCATCATATGAAAATGAAAAAATTCATCTTGTCCCTATTCGCCAGCTTGTTGATTACTACAGCTTTGTGGGCACAGTCTCAGCCGAATCCGGCAGACACGAAAGTAAAATTTGCAAAGGAAACTGTTGATTTCGGTAAAACAGCACTGAACAAACCGGTAACTGTTGATTTCGAATTCACCAACATTTCCAAAGAACCGGTCCTGATTGAAGCAGCACGTGCCAGCTGTGGTTGCACAACGCCGAAGTGGACACAGGAGCCTATCCTTCCTGGTAAAAAAGGTAAAATCACAGCCAACTACAGTGCTAACGGTTTAGGCCAGCAGAACAAAACCATCTGGGTGAAGTTCAAAGGCGTGGATCAGGACAAAGAACTGCACCTGACCGGCACCGTAGCCAACAACTAGTTCTGGTTAAGATAAAATATTTAAAAACCTTACAGCAGCGCGCTGTAAGGTTTTTTTGTTGCCCTGCCTAACCCCTATCTTTGCAGGGCAAAAGATCAAAACAATTTTATGCCTACCATTAGCCAGAGAGGCGTGCAGATGCCGTCTTCTCCCATCAGAAAACTTGTTCCCTTCGCCGAAGCAGCCAAGAAAAGAGGTGTGAAGGTATATCACCTGAACATCGGACAGCCCGATATCGAAACCCCGAAACCGGTGCTGGACGCGGTGCGTCATTCCGATTTCAAGATCCTGGAATACAGCCACAGCGCGGGCAATGAAAGTTACCGCCGCAAGCTGGTGGAGTATTACGGACGCTTCAACGTATCCCTGAACCATAACCAGATTATTGTGACCACCGGTGGCTCCGAAGCCATTGTATTTGCCTTTATGGCTTGTCTGGATCCGGGTGACGAGGTGATTGTACCGGAGCCGTTCTATGCCAACTACAATGGTTTTGCCGTAGAAGCCGAAGTGAAGATCAAAACGATTACCGCCAATATCGAAACCGGTTTCGCGCTACCGGCCATGGAAGCGTTTGAAGCAGCTATTACGCCGCGCACCAAAGCTATCCTGATCTGTAACCCGAACAACCCCACCGGTTACCTGTACAGCAGGGAAGAGATGGAAGTGCTGAAACAGCTGTGCCTGAAGCATAACCTGTTCCTCTTCTCCGACGAGGCTTACCGTGAATTCTGCTATGCCGGCGCGCATTTCTCCGCGATGAACCTGGAAGGTATGGATGACAATGTGATCCTGATGGATACGATCTCCAAGCGTTACAGCGCCTGTGGCGGCCGTATCGGTGCTTTTGTGACCAAAAACCAGGTAGTGCTGGACGCTGCGATGAAGTTTGCGCAGGCCCGCCTGAGTCCTCCTTCTTTTGCGCAGATCGCCGGTGAAGCGGCCGTGGACCTGCCGCTGGATTATTTCGACGGTATCAAGGCAGAATACCAAAGCCGCCGTGATGTGCTGGTAGAGGGCCTTAATAAGATCCCGGGCGTTTTCTGTCCGAATCCCGGCGGCGCCTTTTATGCCATGGCGAGCCTGCCGATCGATGATTCCGACAAGTTCTGCCAGTGGATGCTGGAGTCTTTTGAATACGAAAAACAAACGGTGATGATGTCTCCGGCAACCGGTTTTTACGCTACGCCCGGCCTCGGCAAGCAGGAAGTGCGGCTGGCGTATGTGCTGAACCGTGACGACATTCGTCATGCAATAGTTTGCCTGGAAAAAGCGCTGGAAGTATATCCGGGCCGTACCCATCAATAATAAGCTACAAAAGCAAGAGGTGATTCAGGAAAGGATTTGTTCAAAAAACATATTATATATAAATATATATTTGTTTTATTCGTCAAATTCACCATTTTTTAACGTTCGCCTCTTGCATTTTTAATATTTTGTTTCGTATATTTGAATCATAAACGACGACAAAGCGAATAATTCAACATAAATAAAAATATTTACATATACGATAGATTGCAAAATCTAAACTTGTTTAAGAAAAATTTAACCTGGAGAATTTCGACAAACGTTTTTTTGGAGCGAACTTTGAATCCACATTACAGAAAGAGAATTATCAGCAATCTGTAAAAAGTATAAAGCTTACTAAAACGTTTTAGCAAAATATCGTATTTTTGTATCAGTTTTTCATAACGTGGAATTTATAAAGGCAAACGGCTCTGATCACAGAGCCGTATTTTTTTGTCCTTACATACCGGTTTTCCACCGGAAACTGCCGAAAATCCCCCTTTTAGCCTTGTTTGCTAAAATTTTCACCTACCCGAT encodes:
- a CDS encoding response regulator transcription factor; its protein translation is MKSRILLVEDDEFFAKVLKRQLERANFEVTHAADGQAGWEKFQETIFDLCILDVVMPRKDGFTLAGEIRATDFNIPIVFTSSRYMEQDRLQGFDIGADDYLVKPFNTDELISRIKVYIKRSRLLRSEKRIVYTVGNLVFDYSQLQLRHKDNEAENHVRIAPKEAELLRYLCENSNKKLKREHILASVWGADGYLAQRVMDVYLSRLRRHIAMDPSIRIETFHGKGLMLVINEMDRTHIIEKA
- a CDS encoding pyridoxal phosphate-dependent aminotransferase; amino-acid sequence: MPTISQRGVQMPSSPIRKLVPFAEAAKKRGVKVYHLNIGQPDIETPKPVLDAVRHSDFKILEYSHSAGNESYRRKLVEYYGRFNVSLNHNQIIVTTGGSEAIVFAFMACLDPGDEVIVPEPFYANYNGFAVEAEVKIKTITANIETGFALPAMEAFEAAITPRTKAILICNPNNPTGYLYSREEMEVLKQLCLKHNLFLFSDEAYREFCYAGAHFSAMNLEGMDDNVILMDTISKRYSACGGRIGAFVTKNQVVLDAAMKFAQARLSPPSFAQIAGEAAVDLPLDYFDGIKAEYQSRRDVLVEGLNKIPGVFCPNPGGAFYAMASLPIDDSDKFCQWMLESFEYEKQTVMMSPATGFYATPGLGKQEVRLAYVLNRDDIRHAIVCLEKALEVYPGRTHQ
- a CDS encoding DUF1573 domain-containing protein — translated: MKKFILSLFASLLITTALWAQSQPNPADTKVKFAKETVDFGKTALNKPVTVDFEFTNISKEPVLIEAARASCGCTTPKWTQEPILPGKKGKITANYSANGLGQQNKTIWVKFKGVDQDKELHLTGTVANN
- a CDS encoding alpha-ketoacid dehydrogenase subunit alpha/beta, which translates into the protein MNIESRLSFEEFRKEVLNDYRLACESREVSLLARREVLTGKAKFGIFGDGKEVAQVAMSKYFKPGDFRSGYYRDQTVAFATGIATPEQFFSQLYADPDQQHEPFSGGRQMNSHFATPNLGEDGNWLNLMEMKNSATDMAPTAGQMPRAVGLAYASKMFREVEALHDLKHLSDNGNEICFATIGDASTSEGHFWETINAAGVLQVPLAVFVWDDGYGISVPRKYQTTKNSISAALEGFRKTEGTNGFDIYNVKGWDYAGMCEVFEAAIRKIRETHIPALFHVEEITQPQGHSTSGSHERYKSKERLSWEKEFDCNLKMRSWILENALCDEETLVQIEANAKTTAQDARKAAWEKYITPIKQEVQRFVQLATPVSATPGVNAELVARQIQELQANREPQRRDILKAAVTILVRHRQLKAEPAIQALQQYYDQYLQAEKENYSSHLHATGANSVHNVPVVPAEYNDDATTLNGYEVLNKYFDQLITNNPKVFAFGEDVGKIGDVNQAFAGLQQKHGQLRITDTGIRELTIMGQGIGMALRGLRPIAEIQYLDYLLYGLQPLSDDVASLQYRTKGIQHCPIIVRTRGHRLEGIWHSGSPMGMIINSLRGLNVCVPRNMVQAAGMYNTLLQANEPALVIESLNGYRLKEKLPSNLDTFTVPMGIPEVLKEGADVTLVTYGSMTRIVEEAIVTLEELGISCELIDVQTLLPFDIHHSIVESLKKTNRIAFIDEDVPGGGTAFMFQQVMEQQGGYRWLDVAPRTLSAQAHRPAYGSDGDYFSKPNVEDVVKMVMEMMEE
- a CDS encoding D-2-hydroxyacid dehydrogenase, yielding MKNIVVLDGYALNPGDLDWAPLQALGKVTIYDRTPAGQVAERAKDAHILLTNKAIVSAETINSLPSLEYIGVMATGYNVVDVPAATARKIPVTNVPAYSTASVAQLTFALILELCHQTGLHAESVRAGEWASSVDFSYWKTPLTELDGRTLGIVGFGQIGQAAAKIALAFGMKVIVSHKHPERDKMEGVTFVDLATCFREADIVSLHCPLNQDNREFVNADLLKTMKKTAFLINTSRGPLIHEADLVAALKNGVIAGAGLDVLSSEPPAADNPLVQAPGTVITPHIAWATQSARGRLMRVAIENVQQHLHGKGQNNINKIQ